A stretch of the Microcella sp. genome encodes the following:
- a CDS encoding metallophosphoesterase family protein — protein sequence MRLLLLSDTHLPVRAKELQPQVWELVERADLVIHAGDWVDVATLDALEARSRRLVGVAGNNDGPELHERLGEIARVEVDGVRIAVIHETGAATGREARCDALFGPESDAPADVLVFGHSHIPWDSTTPGGLRLLNPGSPTDRRRQPVGTVMTAVVSTGALREVTLVPTPR from the coding sequence ATGAGACTGCTACTGCTCAGCGACACCCACCTGCCCGTGCGGGCGAAAGAGCTGCAGCCCCAGGTGTGGGAGCTCGTCGAGCGGGCCGACCTCGTGATCCACGCGGGCGACTGGGTCGACGTGGCGACGCTCGACGCGCTCGAAGCCCGGTCCCGGCGTCTCGTCGGTGTGGCCGGCAACAACGACGGGCCCGAGCTGCACGAACGGCTGGGCGAGATCGCGCGGGTCGAGGTCGACGGGGTGCGCATCGCGGTCATCCACGAGACGGGTGCTGCTACCGGTCGCGAAGCCCGGTGCGATGCGCTGTTCGGGCCTGAGTCGGATGCCCCCGCAGACGTGCTCGTCTTCGGCCACTCGCACATTCCGTGGGATTCGACGACGCCCGGCGGGCTGCGTCTGCTCAACCCTGGGTCGCCGACCGATCGTCGCCGGCAGCCCGTCGGCACCGTCATGACCGCGGTCGTCAGCACTGGCGCTCTGCGTGAGGTGACGCTCGTGCCCACACCGCGCTGA
- a CDS encoding DUF488 family protein — MGDQRGVVGIGYEGREIGEFIRVLLAEEVTIVVDVRLNALSRKRGFSKNGLRAALAEADIEYFHRPALGNPRENRDGFAVPGSRAGDAARSVYGEILRAPTAEKALHEVATLARSRRVAVMCFESDQHACHRELVIESLESQLNERLRPVSI; from the coding sequence ATGGGGGACCAGCGAGGAGTCGTCGGTATCGGGTACGAGGGCCGCGAAATAGGCGAGTTCATCAGGGTTTTGCTAGCTGAAGAAGTGACGATCGTTGTGGATGTTCGTCTCAACGCGCTTTCCCGCAAGCGCGGTTTTTCGAAGAATGGCCTTCGTGCTGCGCTGGCTGAGGCTGATATTGAGTACTTCCATCGGCCAGCTCTCGGCAATCCGAGAGAGAACCGAGATGGCTTCGCTGTGCCGGGATCGAGAGCCGGCGATGCCGCCCGATCGGTTTATGGCGAGATTCTCAGAGCCCCGACCGCTGAAAAGGCACTTCACGAGGTCGCCACTCTCGCGCGCTCGCGTCGCGTCGCTGTGATGTGCTTCGAGAGTGATCAACACGCGTGCCACCGCGAGTTGGTCATCGAAAGCCTCGAATCACAACTCAACGAACGACTGCGGCCCGTAAGCATCTAG
- a CDS encoding ABC transporter permease, with protein MRGLSVILRSQLARDRWVLSFWLGGIGLLGISVAAAITTQFADDAERTVIIQIAAANPAFLFLRGLPDGINLGAVAFFQGFAFTSVLAGLMSTFLVVRHTRADEEAGRAELLGATPIARSTMLAATLVLGTLANLTLVALLSLAYIGGGLDAGGSLVSALAVGAVGMVFVGVAAVVAQLMPSGRAANGVASALVIGAYLLRGIGDALGTPSDDLLSATPSAISWLSPIGWGQATRPYTEPTLLPLLLSITVFLVLAGASIAVRSRRDLGSSLVPERSGRASARFGGRSVLGLAWRLQRATVLGWVAGVIVLGAIAGGLGPVVAEAVAENDTLAGLIGSLVPGSTADTADVFIAALLGIGGVLAAAAGVQAMLRLRAEEVEGRAELLLATPVSRVRWMGETALVAMASVLIVTTALGVATGGVLARSSGDGAELVRYTGAALAHAPAALVFVAIAALAFALVPRITIALGWGLLVIGLFLGQFGELLQLPEWLQALSPFFHSSAVPVVEFDVVSAGILLAVTVFGLALAMIALRRRDLTA; from the coding sequence ATGCGCGGCCTGAGCGTGATTCTGCGCAGCCAGCTCGCGCGCGATCGCTGGGTGCTCTCGTTCTGGCTGGGCGGCATCGGCCTGCTCGGCATCAGTGTTGCCGCGGCGATCACGACCCAGTTCGCCGACGATGCCGAGCGCACCGTGATCATTCAGATCGCGGCAGCCAACCCCGCGTTCCTGTTCTTGCGGGGGCTGCCCGACGGAATCAACCTCGGCGCCGTCGCCTTCTTCCAGGGCTTCGCGTTCACGAGCGTGCTCGCCGGTCTCATGAGCACCTTTCTCGTCGTGCGCCACACGCGAGCCGATGAAGAGGCGGGTCGCGCCGAGCTGCTCGGCGCGACGCCCATCGCCCGGTCGACGATGCTTGCCGCGACCCTCGTGCTGGGCACTCTCGCGAACCTCACGCTCGTCGCGCTGCTGTCGCTCGCCTACATCGGCGGCGGGCTCGACGCCGGCGGGTCTCTGGTGTCGGCGCTCGCCGTCGGTGCGGTGGGCATGGTGTTTGTCGGTGTCGCGGCAGTAGTCGCCCAGCTGATGCCATCGGGTCGCGCGGCGAACGGCGTCGCCTCGGCCCTCGTGATCGGCGCGTATCTGCTGCGCGGCATCGGTGATGCTCTCGGCACGCCGAGCGACGACCTGCTCAGTGCGACGCCGAGCGCGATCTCGTGGCTCTCGCCGATCGGCTGGGGCCAGGCGACGCGGCCCTACACCGAGCCCACGCTGCTGCCCCTGCTGCTCTCAATCACCGTGTTCCTCGTGCTCGCCGGGGCGTCGATCGCTGTGCGGTCACGCCGCGACCTCGGGTCGAGCCTCGTTCCCGAGCGCAGCGGCAGAGCCTCCGCCCGGTTCGGCGGCCGCAGCGTTCTGGGTCTCGCGTGGCGGCTGCAGCGCGCGACCGTGCTCGGATGGGTCGCGGGAGTCATCGTGCTCGGCGCCATCGCCGGAGGTCTCGGCCCGGTCGTCGCCGAAGCAGTCGCCGAGAACGACACGCTCGCGGGCCTCATCGGCTCGCTCGTACCCGGTAGTACCGCCGACACAGCCGATGTCTTCATCGCCGCGTTACTCGGCATCGGCGGAGTGCTCGCTGCCGCCGCAGGCGTGCAGGCGATGCTGCGGCTGCGGGCCGAAGAGGTCGAGGGTCGCGCCGAGCTACTGCTGGCGACCCCCGTCTCGCGCGTGCGCTGGATGGGCGAGACGGCCCTCGTCGCGATGGCTTCGGTGCTCATCGTGACCACCGCCCTGGGCGTCGCGACTGGGGGAGTGCTCGCGCGGTCGAGCGGTGACGGCGCCGAGCTCGTTCGCTACACGGGTGCCGCGCTCGCGCACGCGCCCGCCGCGCTCGTCTTCGTCGCCATCGCGGCACTCGCCTTCGCCCTCGTGCCTCGCATCACCATCGCCCTGGGATGGGGGCTGCTCGTGATCGGACTCTTCCTCGGCCAGTTCGGCGAACTGCTGCAGTTGCCAGAGTGGCTGCAGGCGCTGAGTCCGTTCTTCCACAGCTCGGCCGTGCCCGTCGTCGAGTTCGACGTCGTGTCGGCGGGCATCCTGCTCGCGGTCACAGTGTTCGGGCTGGCCCTTGCGATGATCGCACTGCGTCGCCGAGACCTCACCGCGTGA
- a CDS encoding ABC transporter ATP-binding protein, producing MNAPLIETTALTKRFGRATALDELDLRVSEGEVHGFLGPNGAGKSTTIRVLLGLIRPSSGTASVFGLDPWADPETIHRDVAYVPGDVSLWPGLTGGEAIDLLTSLRGGADTTLRADLIEQFDFDPRKKARTYSKGNRQKVALIAAFARTARLYILDEPSSGLDPVMESVFRQQVQRVRAEGATVLLSSHVLSEVEQLCDRVTIIREGRVVESGSLAELRHLSRTTFRVSGFADVSAVQALAGVHAVAAQGDTVEFEADADAIPAVLTAVAGQGAYAVIAAPASLESLFLRHYSEAR from the coding sequence GTGAACGCGCCCCTGATCGAGACCACTGCCCTCACCAAGCGCTTTGGGCGGGCCACGGCCCTCGACGAGCTCGACCTGCGCGTGTCCGAAGGTGAGGTGCACGGATTCCTCGGGCCGAACGGCGCCGGCAAGTCGACGACGATCCGCGTGCTGCTGGGCCTCATCAGACCGTCGAGCGGCACGGCGAGCGTCTTCGGGCTCGACCCGTGGGCTGATCCCGAGACGATTCATCGCGACGTGGCCTATGTGCCGGGCGATGTGAGTCTATGGCCAGGTCTCACCGGCGGCGAGGCGATCGATCTGCTGACCAGCCTGCGCGGGGGCGCGGATACGACACTGCGTGCTGACCTCATCGAGCAGTTCGACTTCGACCCGCGCAAGAAAGCGCGCACCTATTCGAAGGGAAACCGGCAGAAGGTCGCGCTCATCGCCGCCTTCGCCCGCACCGCCCGCCTGTACATTCTCGACGAGCCCAGTTCCGGCCTCGATCCGGTCATGGAATCGGTGTTCCGGCAGCAGGTGCAGCGCGTGCGTGCTGAGGGGGCGACCGTGCTGCTCTCGAGCCATGTGCTGAGCGAGGTCGAGCAGTTGTGCGATCGTGTGACAATCATCCGCGAGGGGCGCGTCGTCGAGAGCGGTTCGCTCGCCGAGCTGCGACACCTGAGCCGCACGACGTTCAGGGTCTCAGGATTCGCTGATGTCTCGGCCGTACAGGCCCTTGCGGGGGTTCACGCGGTGGCTGCGCAGGGCGACACCGTCGAATTCGAAGCGGATGCCGACGCGATTCCGGCCGTGCTCACCGCCGTCGCGGGCCAGGGTGCCTACGCCGTCATCGCCGCGCCCGCGTCTCTCGAATCGCTGTTTTTGCGCCACTACAGCGAAGCGCGCTAA
- a CDS encoding exonuclease domain-containing protein yields the protein MPLNFTAIDFETANNNAASACSVGLVKVRDGRVVDKTGWLIRPPFGFDDMLEWNTRIHGITAADIVDAPLWAEQVDALLEFVDGDTLAAHNAGFDMGVLSAAQKASALEVPSLSYVCSLRVARKTYHLDSYRLPVAAMAAGFEDFAHHDALADAEACAAIIVHAAKRHDVTEVADLARICGTSVGRTGAATEAEAADRRPAALA from the coding sequence GTGCCGTTGAACTTCACCGCGATCGACTTCGAGACCGCCAACAACAACGCGGCCTCGGCGTGCTCGGTGGGGCTCGTGAAGGTGCGCGACGGCCGCGTGGTCGACAAGACGGGCTGGCTGATCCGCCCGCCGTTCGGCTTCGACGACATGCTCGAGTGGAACACGCGCATCCATGGCATCACCGCCGCCGACATCGTCGACGCGCCCCTGTGGGCCGAACAGGTGGATGCACTTCTCGAGTTCGTCGACGGCGACACCCTCGCCGCCCACAACGCGGGGTTCGACATGGGAGTGTTGAGTGCGGCGCAGAAGGCCAGCGCGCTCGAGGTGCCGAGCCTGTCGTACGTCTGCAGTCTGCGGGTTGCCCGCAAGACTTACCACCTCGACTCGTACCGGCTGCCAGTCGCGGCAATGGCCGCGGGCTTCGAAGACTTCGCGCACCACGATGCCCTCGCCGACGCCGAGGCGTGTGCCGCGATCATCGTGCACGCGGCGAAGCGCCACGACGTGACCGAGGTCGCCGACCTCGCGCGCATCTGCGGCACGAGCGTCGGGCGAACCGGCGCAGCAACCGAGGCAGAGGCTGCCGACCGGCGCCCGGCCGCCCTCGCGTAG
- a CDS encoding LLM class flavin-dependent oxidoreductase yields MTKLGFLSFGNWMGVTGSRTRTGGEALLQGVELAVAAEEVGVDGAYYRVHHFAQNHSNPFPMMAAAAARTSRIELGTGVIDMRYENPWALAEQAGATDLISGGRLQLGISRGSPETVVDGWRSFGYVPAEGQTDADMAREHTDLFRRAIDGEGFAPGNPRMIGTDKPQPVTPQSPGLYDRIWWGAGTRATAVWTAEQGMNLMSSTLLTEDTGVPFDELQAEQIAMFREAWAARGWKREPRVSVSRSILPIIDEETQYYFGVQAQAEQTDQVGILDGSRSRFGRSYIGAPDLIATELARDAAVQAADTLLVTVPNQLGVEFNARILEAIVRDIMPVVDAKVVPSLA; encoded by the coding sequence ATGACGAAGCTCGGATTTCTGTCGTTCGGAAACTGGATGGGCGTGACCGGCTCGCGCACCCGCACGGGTGGCGAAGCCCTGCTGCAGGGCGTCGAGCTCGCGGTCGCGGCCGAGGAGGTCGGCGTCGACGGCGCGTACTACCGCGTGCACCATTTCGCCCAGAACCACTCGAACCCGTTCCCGATGATGGCGGCCGCGGCCGCGCGGACGAGCCGCATCGAGCTCGGCACGGGCGTCATCGACATGCGCTACGAGAACCCCTGGGCGCTCGCCGAGCAGGCCGGCGCCACCGACCTCATCAGCGGTGGGCGGCTGCAGCTCGGCATCAGCAGGGGATCACCCGAGACCGTCGTCGACGGCTGGCGCTCGTTCGGGTACGTGCCGGCCGAGGGGCAGACGGATGCGGACATGGCCCGCGAGCACACCGACCTCTTCCGTCGCGCGATCGACGGCGAGGGCTTCGCGCCTGGCAACCCGCGCATGATCGGCACTGACAAGCCCCAGCCGGTGACCCCTCAGTCACCAGGCCTGTACGACCGCATCTGGTGGGGTGCCGGCACGCGCGCGACCGCCGTGTGGACGGCCGAGCAGGGCATGAACCTCATGAGCTCGACGCTGCTGACGGAAGACACCGGAGTGCCGTTCGACGAACTGCAGGCCGAGCAGATCGCGATGTTCCGCGAGGCCTGGGCGGCGCGCGGATGGAAGCGTGAACCCCGCGTGTCGGTCAGCAGGAGCATCCTGCCCATCATCGACGAGGAGACGCAGTACTACTTCGGTGTGCAGGCGCAGGCTGAGCAGACCGATCAGGTCGGCATTCTCGATGGCTCGCGCTCGCGCTTCGGCCGTTCGTACATCGGCGCGCCCGACCTGATCGCCACCGAGCTCGCGCGCGACGCGGCCGTGCAGGCCGCCGACACGCTGCTCGTGACGGTGCCGAACCAACTCGGCGTCGAGTTCAACGCGCGCATTCTCGAGGCGATCGTGCGCGACATCATGCCGGTGGTCGACGCGAAGGTTGTGCCCTCGCTCGCATGA
- a CDS encoding DMT family transporter: MHLLRRYSPAVLAQLFWAMNFVVADRVIAEFTPLELTFLRWLGAFPILLVITLWIERRHRDKWRLAAKEWWIHIVQAVLGMVGYTLLLYAALDTTSPVNASVISAINPAIIALAAVVVLGERIRRGGVLGIVISFIGVVIVVLLGGPSGASDLSIVPGDLLILGAILTWTAYVVISRRIQTPPITATTVQVGLSALMLAPVMAIVGFQAQPSAEGWWGLALITVFPSALAYLLWNVAVTQLGPSRTGVFLNLLPVFTAIIAVALGDQLTVWQVVGGLIVLAGVYLTTRPGATVSAPSAAAAPVPDAAAEPRERE; encoded by the coding sequence GTGCATCTGCTCCGCCGCTACTCGCCCGCCGTGCTCGCCCAGCTCTTCTGGGCGATGAACTTCGTCGTCGCCGACCGCGTGATCGCCGAGTTCACGCCGCTCGAGCTGACCTTCCTGCGCTGGTTGGGCGCGTTCCCGATCTTGCTCGTCATCACGCTCTGGATCGAGCGCCGGCACCGCGACAAGTGGCGGCTCGCGGCGAAGGAGTGGTGGATTCACATCGTCCAGGCCGTGCTCGGCATGGTCGGCTACACCCTGTTGCTCTACGCCGCGCTCGACACCACCTCGCCGGTCAACGCAAGCGTGATCAGCGCCATCAACCCCGCGATCATCGCGCTCGCCGCCGTCGTGGTGCTGGGGGAGCGCATCCGTCGCGGGGGAGTTCTCGGCATCGTCATCTCGTTCATCGGCGTCGTCATCGTCGTGCTGCTCGGCGGACCGAGCGGTGCCTCCGACCTCAGCATCGTGCCCGGCGACCTGCTCATTCTCGGCGCGATCCTGACCTGGACGGCCTACGTCGTCATCAGCCGCCGCATCCAGACCCCGCCCATCACGGCGACGACCGTGCAGGTGGGGCTCAGCGCGCTCATGCTCGCGCCGGTGATGGCGATCGTGGGCTTTCAGGCTCAGCCCTCGGCCGAGGGCTGGTGGGGCCTCGCGCTCATCACCGTCTTTCCGAGCGCGCTGGCCTACCTGTTGTGGAATGTCGCCGTCACCCAGCTCGGGCCGTCGCGCACGGGCGTCTTCCTCAATCTGCTGCCCGTCTTCACGGCGATCATCGCCGTCGCGCTCGGCGACCAGCTCACCGTGTGGCAGGTGGTCGGCGGGCTCATCGTGCTCGCGGGCGTCTACCTGACGACGCGGCCGGGCGCGACGGTCTCCGCCCCGTCGGCGGCCGCCGCGCCGGTTCCGGATGCTGCAGCCGAGCCGCGCGAACGGGAATAG